GAAGCTATTTTTAAGTGTTGCGGAGTTCAGGGTGTTCAGTTTAACCGGCAAATTGCAATTACTCCGTTCGATTATAATGCGCAATCCAACTTTTCCGGTGTTGTGCAGCATCCGGACAAGGAGGCGGCTTATGATTTGTTTTTTCGCATGATCAAGAACAATATTCTGGTTTATTGCGTTCAACACTAAAATTTAACCATGAAGAAAGTAGAAGATCAAATTCTCATCATATTCGGGGCATCGGGAGACCTCACCAAACGAAAATTAATACCCGCACTTTTCGAACTTTACAAACAAAAGCTGTTACCTAAGAAGTTTGCAGTGCTTGGTGCTTCACGCTCATCACTTTCTGATGACGAATTCAGAAACCGGGCTGATGAATTTATTCCCGATGATGACAATCGGGAGGAATTTAAAAAGCTTTTGTTTTATCAACCCGTTCAGAATAACGAAGCCGATGATTTTATTCCGCTAAAAGAGCGACTTGATGAACTTTCCGGCTCATTGGATATTGAGCAGAATTATGTTTTCTATTTATCAACTCCTCCATCGTTGTACCCGGTTATTCCGAAAATGCTTTGCCAAAATGGTCTTTCAAAATCGGAGAATAATTTCAGACGGTTGATCGTTGAAAAACCTTTTGGAACGAATTTAAAATCGGCAAAAGAATTAAACAAACAGCTACTTAATTATTTCGAGGAAGAACAAATCTACCGTATCGATCATTACCTGGGGAAAGAAACCGTACAAAACATGTTGGTTACCCGCTTTTCGAACGGAATTTTTGAGCCGCTTTGGAACCGACGTTATATCGAGCGGGTGGAAATTACATCAGCCGAGAGTCTGGGAGTGGAAGGCCGTGGTGGATATTATGAAAGCTCCGGTGCTTTACGAGATATGTTGCAGAATCACCTGTTACAGGTAGCAGGATTTGTGGCCATGGAACCTCCCGTAGTGGTAGAAGCCGACGCCATAAGAAATGAAACGCTAAAAGTTTTTCAGTCGTTACGACCGATTAAAGAGAATGAAGTGTCGCGATACGTAATGCGCGGCCAATATACGACCTCAACAATTGGAGGCAAAAAAGTAGCCGGTTACCGTGAGGAGCCAGGCGTGGACAAGCTTTCGCGCACCGAAACTTTTGTGGCACTTAAATTCTTTATCGACAACTGGCGATGGGCAGGCGTGCCATTTTACATTCGCACAGGAAAAAAACTTCCTACACGCGTAACCGAAATTGTTATCCATTTTCGGAAAGTACCACACCATTTGTTTGGTAATGCCAGCACCAACAGCAATAACCAGCTTATCATCCGAATTCAGCCTGATGAAGGAATTCTGCTGAAATTTGGCATGAAAACACCGGGAGCCGGATTTAAGGTGCAAACGGTGAACATGGATTTCCATTATTCCGATCTGGCCGACAAAAAGGTTCCGGCAGCCTACGAACGCCTTCTGCTGGATTGCATGCAGGGAGATGCTACACTGTATTCGCGCGGCGATGCTGTAGAAGCTGCCTGGGAATTTGTGCAGCCCATAATTAACGCCTGGGAAACCAATCCTGAAATACCAATTTATGGTTACCCGGCCGGAAGTTGGGGACCTGAAGAGTCCGCCAATCTGATCGTTAATGGTGATTGGCGCTACCCCTGCAAAAATTTACACAACGACGGCTTGTATTGTGAACTTTAATCTGCATATTGCATTGTATTATCTAACAGCATAAACTATCTGAAATGGAAACCTTTACTGAAGTAAAAATCTATTCGAAACCGAAGGATGTTTACAAAGCCATTGCGAAAGCAATCATAAAGATGGTACAAAATTCGAATCAGGAAGTGTTCGATATTGCACTGTCTGGCGGAAATTCTCCAAAAGGACTTTTTAAAAAGATCAGTAAAAAATACGCCGACCGAATTCCCTGGGAACGCATTCATTTGTGGTGGGGCGACGAGCGCTGTGTTCCTCCAACTGACGAGCAAAGCAACTATAAAATGACAGTTGACTATCTGCTTTCAAATATTTCTATCCCGGAAGAAAATATCCACCGTATAAAAGGCGAGGAAGATCCGGAGCAGGAAGCACTGCGCTATTCAAAAAAGATGGAACAAAGCTTAAATTTACGGGGTGAAGATCCTGTTTTCGACCTGATCATTCTGGGGCTTGGCGACGATGGCCATACTGCCTCAATTTTCCCTGACCAGCTGGAATTGTTTGAAGACGAACAAAGCTGTGCAGTTGCAGCTCATCCGCTTACCGGGCAAAAACGTATTACCATTACCGGAAATGTATTGAATAATGCCAACCAGATATTTTTCCTTGTAACAGGATCGAATAAGGCCTTGCGGGTTGCAGAAATTATGAATGATAATGATGCCGCACAATTGTTACCGGCTTACTACATTTCGCCAACCAACGGTACATTAACCTGGTTTTTAGACGACGAGGCAGCTGCTCAAATTCAATAGAATTGAACGCAAATTACACTGATTTTGCAGATTTCTCAGTCGTCACTCCTTCGAAATGACAGCTAAGGGGTTGGGCGTAATCCCAAAATCCCTTCTCCAAAACGGATGGTTTCGGCAATTACTTCTTCCACGCTACCGGAAGTAATATCGCATGCAATAACATGATCACCGGCTTCAGGAAAGGCTTTTTTCACTTTCTGATTAGGTAAAGTTCCCAATTCATCAAACATATCAAGCATGGCATCAACACTTACCGTTTGATCCTGATGTTCATTATCCTTGTAGTAGTAGCCCAGAAATACCGGCACTGTTACACGGCTAAACGTTTCTTTCGTCATGGTGGCATCCAGCAGTTGTTGCAAATAAACCAGCGCCTCCACACGATATTTACAGTTCCAGTATTTGCAATCTTCCGACTCCGGATCATCGTCAGAGATACGGTATTTCCCTCCCATTACTTTTCGCCCGATCTGCAATCCCCAAGGTTTCGACAATAACACCATTGAGCCGTTTTTCACTTTTATATTTGGCGAGTACATAATCAAGCCATCCACATACTCAGGGAAATCCGCAGCCAGTTTTAATCCCAGCGTTCCTCCTGTTGAAGTGCTCATGATGATCACTTTTCGCCCCAGGCTGCGGGCAATCATTAATGCTTCCTTGGCCGAAGCGTACAATCCGTCAGGAGTCATATCAATTAAAGGATCTTCGGTAACCAATCCATGATCGTGCAAACGTGGAATGTACAAATTGTAGCCAAAATGTTGCGCAAAACGCTCGTGAGCAGGGTGCCCTTCGAACCACGATGCCGAGAAACCGTGCAGGTACAAAACACAATAATCGGTGCGTTCTTTTATCGAATCGTTTGCCCAAATAATACGGCTTTCGTTATCAGGTTTTATCGAAAAGGCTGCTTCTTTTCGTTGCACAAATGTCTCGATGTTTGAAATACTTGCCGATAGCGATGGCAGGTCTTTATTCAACTCAGGTTTGGGCGGTTTTGGCCCAAGAAGGTAAGCAATTATCGCCAAAAGAACTACTATCAGTAAAAAGCGTTTTATTCGTTTCATCTCATTAAAATTGTTCGTTTCATTTGTATTCGATGTAACTCCCGATGAATTTAAATTCTTCTTGTTTGTGAATTTGAAGAATAAAAATTCATGCTCGTTTCATAATAAAATATTATAAGTCCTCCCGATTCGACAAAGCTCACCGGGATGCATCGACAGCGTTCGCCAGTCTAGCAGAAGCCCGATGTCGGAAGTATTTGTTCCGGTCGGGCTGTGTTGTTACTAATTAGCTGGAAAGATACGAGAGTTAGAGGAAATAATGTAATTCAGATTACAATTTTTCTCCAAACCTTATCAAAATTCGATCACCAACTGAACACCCTTTTCACCCTCTTGCTCGTGCAAAAAATTGGAGAGTGTAAGCCCCAACAATCGAATTCCTTTTATAAACCCACCTTCTGATCTCATCAGTTTCAGGCTTTCGGTTATAAACCGCTCTTTGGTGTTTATGTAGGGCTCAATTGTTTTACTTCGGGTGTGTTGCTCAAAATCAGCATATTTAAATTTTAATGTCACCGTTTTTGCTTTTACATCTGACCGGCCGGCCCGCTCCCAAACTTTCTCTGCGATTATCAATAGTTCTTTTTTCAGTTCATCCTCTAAAAACAAATCCTGCAAAAAAGTGTTTTCTGCACCTACCGACTTTCTTTCGCGCGATGGCTGCACCTCGCGATTATCAATACCCCGGCAAATATCGTAATAGTAATTACCCGCTTTGCCAAACATTCGGGTGAGCTCGAGTCTTTCGATCATTTTCAGATCACGGCCATACCACACGCCTATATCATGTAACTTTTTTGCGGTTACTTTTCCAATTCCAAAAAACTTTCTGATTTCCAGCTGGTCGATAAATTCCTGCGCCTTATCAGGTGTAACCACAAACATTCCGTTAGGTTTATTGACATCGGAAGCCACCTTAGCCAGAAATTTGTTGTACGAGACCCCTGCTGATGCGGTTAATCCTGTTTCCTCAAAAATGCGTTGACGAACCTCTCTGGCAATCAATGTTGCAGAAGGCAAACCTTTTTTTGCGTAAGTAACATCGAGGTAAGCCTCATCGAGCGATAGTGGTTCAACCAAATCAGTATACTCCAGAAATATGCTTCGTATTTGCGCCGAAATCTCTTTGTACCGCTCAAAACGATGTTTTACAAAAATCAGGTCGGGACATTTTCGTTTAGCCACCTTCGACGACATAGCCGATCGCACACCGTACTTCCGGGCTTCGTAACTGGCCGCTGCAACAACTCCTCTGTCGCTGGTCCCACCAACAGCAACGGGCTTTCCGCGCAGCTCAGGATGATCCAACTGCTCTACCGACGCAAAAAATGCATCCATATCAACATGTATTATCTTACGGTTTTTTACTGCTGGCATTTTGTCTTTCCTGATACGATGCGAAAATAACTAAGTCGTTGGATTTTTTAATCTATAATTATTTAAACGTTGTTCCGCAAAATAGCGGCGCTAATTATTTCTTAATATATTAGCATAAATTTTTGTATCGGAAGAAATGGAAACAAGAGATATTCTAATTAAAATTCGCAAAATCGTGCGCTCGGTAGATATTGAGTCAAAGAAAATTCAGAAAGAACACGGCGTAAGTATTCCACAGGTTCTTTGTTTAAACTTTCTACGCGAATCAAATAATTATCAAACAACGCAAAGCGAGCTACGGAAATTTCTAAACTTGAATCCGAGTACAGTTAGCGGTATTATTAACCGGCTTGAGAAGAAAGGCTACCTTGCCCGTCTTCCCAAAACGGGTGATAAGCGTGTTGTAAATATTGCCCTTACCTCGTCGGGCGATAAACTGCTGAGCACAATGCCATCGTTGTTGCATGAACAATTATCGGAAAAACTCCTGCAGCTTAGCGACAATGAACTGGAGATTGTTGAAGCGGGCCTGAATACGCTGGTAAAAATACTTGACATCGAAAAAGTTGAGGCTTCTCCGTTAATCACACTCGATTCGGATCTGGGCGAATAATTCAGTTTTTCATCAACACGCCAATTATTTTAGTGTATTGCATCAAGGATTTGTTCGTCCTCGGTAGTTTCTCCTTTCGCGAAGTTTATAGCCGTTTCGATTAAGGCCAAATGCGAATACGCTTGCGGGAAGTTCCCGAGCAAACGTTTGGTTTTAAAATCGATATCCTCGCTAAAAAGCCCCACATGGTTGCTGTATGACAATAATTGATCGAATAATTTTTTGGCTCTTTTTCGTTGCCCAATGGCATATAACGAATTGATGAGCCAAAAAGTACAAATAGTAAACGACGAACTTGGCAAACCAAAATCATCCTCGTTTTTATACCGGTACATTAATCCATCTTCGCAAAGCTCTCTTTCGGTGGCCAAAACAGTTTTTACAAAGCGCTCGTCCTTTCCATCAATAAAACCGTACGATTGCATCAGCAGCGTTGCAGCGTCAAGATCCTTCGATCCGTAAGCCTGTGTAAATGCACCAACCTCTTCGTTCCAGGCATTTGTAAAAATATCTTCTTTAATGGTGTCGGCAAGTGGTTGCCATTCCTCAACATATTTTTCTTTGTGAATAAACCGGGCAATTTTAACAGCTCTGTCAATGGCAACCCAACAAAGTACCTTCGAGAAGGTAAAGTGCCGGTCATCGGTTCTAATCTCCCAAATTCCTTTATCCGGTTTTGTCCAGTTATTAGCTACCGTTTTTACGATACTACGCACGATTGTCCACAACGACTCACTGTCTTCAAGCGAAATTTTAAACTCAGTAAGCTGCTGATAAATTACATCCATCAGAATTCCGTAAATGTCATTCTGTTTTTGAACATAGGCCGCATTTCCGATACGAACCGGATACGAATCCTTATAACCACTAAGATGTTCCAGCGTCTCCTCTTTAAGCACTTTCTCGCGATTTATTCCGTACATGATCTGGATCTTTTCATCCTTATCGGGAATAATATCGATAATGAATTTCATAAAACGTTTAACGGTATTTAGGTGCCCCAGACTCGACATTACCTTAATTACCATCGATGCGTCGCGTATCCAGCAAAACCGGTAATCCCAGTTTCGCTCTTCGCCAATTGTTTCGGGCAACGAAGTGGTTACTGCGGCCAAAACCGCCCCCGACTTATCGTAACTCAACAGCTTTAAAACCAGCGCACTTCGTACAATTTCGCTATTATATTTTGTAAATGAGGTCAATTTATTTGCCCACTCGAGCCAATATACTTTTGTTTTTTGCAGTTTCAGGTATTGCCTTTCCAAAGTTTGGTTAAGTAATTTCTGATCGTACGAAACAAGGATAAACGCATTATCCGTTAAGGTAATTTCGTTTTCCTGCAAAATATCTTCTTTATTGAGATCGGTATACAAGTACAACGAGTCGTAATCTCCTTCAGTGGTGTAACACTTAATATACTCCTCCTCGGCTATTGTTTTTGTATTAAAACGGGCATATTCCACTTTTGGATTGTATCTAACCCTAAATTTAGGTTTCCCCCATTTGTATTTTATATAGCGGATAATATCAGGCGGAGTAAAATACCCAAACTCGTTTGTGATAAAGCGAGGCATAAAATCAACAACCTCAAAACACGAATCTTCATTCTGAAAAAATGTAGAAACAATATTTGTTGTTCTTATGTATGTTTGTTTAATCTCATAACTATCGTCTACCAGAAACTCCAAACTCCCACCTTTCTTCTCGTCGAGTATTTTTGCAAATACCGACGACGAGTTAAAGTCGGGCAAACAACACCAGTCAATCGATCCCTTTTCGGAAATTAAAGCAGCACTTTTGCAATTTCCGATTATCGAGTAGTTCAAATTATCCATGGCCGCAACCTAGCGATTTTTGAATTAGTATTAACAGAAAGTATTTAAACGAAGCTATTTTTAACTATGATTTTACAAGATCATTCAAAAAGCCGCGTACTTCCTTATAATTGCTTACGAAATATTTTGCAGCCGAATTTTCGGTACCTACTTTAATGGTATGTGCCTCCTCGGGTAACTCTTTGAACAAGAATTCATCAGTCCAGTCGTCGCCCATTGCCAACACAAAATCAGCAGGATTAGTATGCAAAAAGTCGGTTGCAGCCGTGCCTTTATTAATTCCAGAAACTTTTATTTCAACAACCTTTTTTCCTTCCAGAATTTCCAAATCCTGGTTAAAGATCAGGTTTGATATATCATGTACCAATTCGAGCGCACGCAACACTCCTAATTCAATATCGGCTTTGCGGTAATGCCAAACCAGCGAATAGGTTTTCTCTTCGATTAAACTTCCAGGAGTACGATCGACATACGATTCAAGCACCGGCAAAATACTCTCTTTCCACTCGGTATGAACAGGTTTACGTTCTACCCAACCTTTACCCTTTTCTTTTAACCAGGCTCCATGTTCGGCAATTAAGTTATATTTTCTTTTACCAAACCAGCGGTCAAAAGTCTCTCTGTCGCGCCCGCTTACCAATGTCAGCGTTGTATTCTTTTCGACTGACAGTTTATCGAGCAACTCATACAACTCCTCATCGGGTTTAGCCGCTTGTGGATTTGCAAAGAAACGTTGTAAAGTTCCATCGTAATCCAGGAACAAAACTTTCGACTTCTTATCGTTGTATTCCGAGAAGATCTTATTCTTTATTCGGGCTGTAATTTTTCGTGCATGATGCTCCGATTTTTTCTCAATAGTTTTATGTAATGCTTTCATAAACTCCGAAGCCCACTTATGAATATCGTAACGTTTTAATCGCTGTTGCATGGCCGTTATGGCTTTCTCCATTTCTTTGTCGGGCTTTGTAAGCGCCCTGTAAATAGCATCGGCCGTATCGGGAATATTATTCGGGTTTACCGAAATAGCTTCTCCAAGCTCTTTCGATGCACCAGCCATTTCACTCAGAATAAGCACACCTTTTTTGTTGACTTTTGACGCAATATACTCTTTGGCAACCAGGTTCATTCCGTCTCTTAGCGGTGTTAGTAAAGCCACGTCAGCCGAGCTGTATAACTCAATCAGGTTCTCGAACGGAACCGAACGATAGAAATAAATTACCGGGTTCCAGTTCAGCGTTCCAAATTCACCGTTAATATTACCCACCAACACATCAATCTCGTTTTTCAGATTTTGGTACTGCTCCACATCGGTTCGCGATGGAACCGTAAGCATAATAAGCGAAACTTTTTCGTTGTACTCCGGGTGTTTCACCAAAAATTCGCGGAAAGCATTTAAACGCTGCGGAATACCTTTGGTATAATCCAGCCGATCGATTGACAGAATCAATTTGCGGTTTGGCATACTTAATAAGAACCGGTCAATGTCTTGGTGTTCTTTTGATCGGTCCTGAATAGGTTTGCTCTGTATCTCCAGGGCGTGCGATTCAAACTTCTCATAATCGATACCCATAGGAAATACGTCGATCATTACCTGACGGTTTTCCAGTTTTATCTGGTTAAAATCAACATCGTGGCCTAATAAGCGCTTCACCGAACTTATAAAGTGTCGGGCATAATCGTAGGTATGAAAACCAATTAGATCGGCTCCCAGCAAACCATTCACAATTTGCTCGCGCCACGGAAGTATTCGTATTAACTCGTACGAAGGAAATGGTATGTGCAAAAAGAATCCGATGGT
This is a stretch of genomic DNA from uncultured Draconibacterium sp.. It encodes these proteins:
- the dinB gene encoding DNA polymerase IV, with the translated sequence MPAVKNRKIIHVDMDAFFASVEQLDHPELRGKPVAVGGTSDRGVVAAASYEARKYGVRSAMSSKVAKRKCPDLIFVKHRFERYKEISAQIRSIFLEYTDLVEPLSLDEAYLDVTYAKKGLPSATLIAREVRQRIFEETGLTASAGVSYNKFLAKVASDVNKPNGMFVVTPDKAQEFIDQLEIRKFFGIGKVTAKKLHDIGVWYGRDLKMIERLELTRMFGKAGNYYYDICRGIDNREVQPSRERKSVGAENTFLQDLFLEDELKKELLIIAEKVWERAGRSDVKAKTVTLKFKYADFEQHTRSKTIEPYINTKERFITESLKLMRSEGGFIKGIRLLGLTLSNFLHEQEGEKGVQLVIEF
- a CDS encoding glycoside hydrolase family 15 protein, coding for MDNLNYSIIGNCKSAALISEKGSIDWCCLPDFNSSSVFAKILDEKKGGSLEFLVDDSYEIKQTYIRTTNIVSTFFQNEDSCFEVVDFMPRFITNEFGYFTPPDIIRYIKYKWGKPKFRVRYNPKVEYARFNTKTIAEEEYIKCYTTEGDYDSLYLYTDLNKEDILQENEITLTDNAFILVSYDQKLLNQTLERQYLKLQKTKVYWLEWANKLTSFTKYNSEIVRSALVLKLLSYDKSGAVLAAVTTSLPETIGEERNWDYRFCWIRDASMVIKVMSSLGHLNTVKRFMKFIIDIIPDKDEKIQIMYGINREKVLKEETLEHLSGYKDSYPVRIGNAAYVQKQNDIYGILMDVIYQQLTEFKISLEDSESLWTIVRSIVKTVANNWTKPDKGIWEIRTDDRHFTFSKVLCWVAIDRAVKIARFIHKEKYVEEWQPLADTIKEDIFTNAWNEEVGAFTQAYGSKDLDAATLLMQSYGFIDGKDERFVKTVLATERELCEDGLMYRYKNEDDFGLPSSSFTICTFWLINSLYAIGQRKRAKKLFDQLLSYSNHVGLFSEDIDFKTKRLLGNFPQAYSHLALIETAINFAKGETTEDEQILDAIH
- a CDS encoding MarR family transcriptional regulator; the encoded protein is METRDILIKIRKIVRSVDIESKKIQKEHGVSIPQVLCLNFLRESNNYQTTQSELRKFLNLNPSTVSGIINRLEKKGYLARLPKTGDKRVVNIALTSSGDKLLSTMPSLLHEQLSEKLLQLSDNELEIVEAGLNTLVKILDIEKVEASPLITLDSDLGE
- a CDS encoding alpha/beta hydrolase: MKRIKRFLLIVVLLAIIAYLLGPKPPKPELNKDLPSLSASISNIETFVQRKEAAFSIKPDNESRIIWANDSIKERTDYCVLYLHGFSASWFEGHPAHERFAQHFGYNLYIPRLHDHGLVTEDPLIDMTPDGLYASAKEALMIARSLGRKVIIMSTSTGGTLGLKLAADFPEYVDGLIMYSPNIKVKNGSMVLLSKPWGLQIGRKVMGGKYRISDDDPESEDCKYWNCKYRVEALVYLQQLLDATMTKETFSRVTVPVFLGYYYKDNEHQDQTVSVDAMLDMFDELGTLPNQKVKKAFPEAGDHVIACDITSGSVEEVIAETIRFGEGILGLRPTP
- the pgl gene encoding 6-phosphogluconolactonase, which translates into the protein METFTEVKIYSKPKDVYKAIAKAIIKMVQNSNQEVFDIALSGGNSPKGLFKKISKKYADRIPWERIHLWWGDERCVPPTDEQSNYKMTVDYLLSNISIPEENIHRIKGEEDPEQEALRYSKKMEQSLNLRGEDPVFDLIILGLGDDGHTASIFPDQLELFEDEQSCAVAAHPLTGQKRITITGNVLNNANQIFFLVTGSNKALRVAEIMNDNDAAQLLPAYYISPTNGTLTWFLDDEAAAQIQ
- a CDS encoding bifunctional alpha,alpha-trehalose-phosphate synthase (UDP-forming)/trehalose-phosphatase, with product MSRLIIASNRLPVMINRSADGMTITPSAGGLATGLKSYHKDSNSVWIGWPGLMPETKKEEKEVTGLLETEQCLPVFLNEELITNYYDGFSNATLWPLFHYFAEFTEFNESYWESYCKVNEMFADAIIKNAEEGDVVWVHDYQLLLVPNILRERRPDLTIGFFLHIPFPSYELIRILPWREQIVNGLLGADLIGFHTYDYARHFISSVKRLLGHDVDFNQIKLENRQVMIDVFPMGIDYEKFESHALEIQSKPIQDRSKEHQDIDRFLLSMPNRKLILSIDRLDYTKGIPQRLNAFREFLVKHPEYNEKVSLIMLTVPSRTDVEQYQNLKNEIDVLVGNINGEFGTLNWNPVIYFYRSVPFENLIELYSSADVALLTPLRDGMNLVAKEYIASKVNKKGVLILSEMAGASKELGEAISVNPNNIPDTADAIYRALTKPDKEMEKAITAMQQRLKRYDIHKWASEFMKALHKTIEKKSEHHARKITARIKNKIFSEYNDKKSKVLFLDYDGTLQRFFANPQAAKPDEELYELLDKLSVEKNTTLTLVSGRDRETFDRWFGKRKYNLIAEHGAWLKEKGKGWVERKPVHTEWKESILPVLESYVDRTPGSLIEEKTYSLVWHYRKADIELGVLRALELVHDISNLIFNQDLEILEGKKVVEIKVSGINKGTAATDFLHTNPADFVLAMGDDWTDEFLFKELPEEAHTIKVGTENSAAKYFVSNYKEVRGFLNDLVKS
- the zwf gene encoding glucose-6-phosphate dehydrogenase — encoded protein: MKKVEDQILIIFGASGDLTKRKLIPALFELYKQKLLPKKFAVLGASRSSLSDDEFRNRADEFIPDDDNREEFKKLLFYQPVQNNEADDFIPLKERLDELSGSLDIEQNYVFYLSTPPSLYPVIPKMLCQNGLSKSENNFRRLIVEKPFGTNLKSAKELNKQLLNYFEEEQIYRIDHYLGKETVQNMLVTRFSNGIFEPLWNRRYIERVEITSAESLGVEGRGGYYESSGALRDMLQNHLLQVAGFVAMEPPVVVEADAIRNETLKVFQSLRPIKENEVSRYVMRGQYTTSTIGGKKVAGYREEPGVDKLSRTETFVALKFFIDNWRWAGVPFYIRTGKKLPTRVTEIVIHFRKVPHHLFGNASTNSNNQLIIRIQPDEGILLKFGMKTPGAGFKVQTVNMDFHYSDLADKKVPAAYERLLLDCMQGDATLYSRGDAVEAAWEFVQPIINAWETNPEIPIYGYPAGSWGPEESANLIVNGDWRYPCKNLHNDGLYCEL